A segment of the Lycium ferocissimum isolate CSIRO_LF1 chromosome 10, AGI_CSIRO_Lferr_CH_V1, whole genome shotgun sequence genome:
AGAAAAACCACAAAGATGAAACTTTACTATCAAAAGCTTTTTGAACCAACTATATTGCCATGCATTCCCACCTTGCTTCTAGCTCTTTTTCATTAGTAATAAAAAGTAATGCTGAACTGCTGCAACAGATTGATCTAGATTTACAAGATAGGATTGGGAGCCAAAACTAATAATAACAAGAACCCCACCTCTAAAGCccaaataacttgtaaacaaaAAGGAAAGCTGGACCAAAATAAGCCACAAGTCgaaagaaacaaaacaaaaaaagacaaCTATCCTAAATACCCAAAACAAAGTATGAAACCGGGTCAAGCTAAAACAAAGAAACAGGATGAAAAATGGGGCTTCCGCGCTTTCTGAACTCTAAGAAACAGATAGACTTAGCCTTTGACAACATTGAATTTTCTCTGGGAACTTTATTTCCAGCAACAACCAACTCCAGATGCCGCTCAGATAAAAAGGGCAACCAATGGTTATGAGTTTTAACCAAGCACCACTCACATGCATATCATCATGTAGTCATAAAGCTCCAATCTAGGACCTCTTAACCACAGACCGCCCTTCATTAGCTGAAGTTAGCATCCATTAGCAACCCCATTTTCAGCTACAGGTTTCTTTTCTGGTACAATGACTGGTTTCGCACCCTTCACATCATCTCCTGAGTTTGTAACTGATACATTTTCTGCAAGCTTGACCTCCACATTAGTCTGAGCAGCCGGTGAATTTTCTTTGCTCAAACCTGCAGAAACTTCTGAAGGTTTCTGTGACTTAAGCTCAACGTTCGAATTTTCTTTGCTCTTCTCTTCACTAGCTTTGCCTTCCCATACCTGAGtctgaaacaaagaaaaaaaaaatcatattttactACCAAAATGCAGATTATTATTACAAAGACATCGACTTGTAAAATGCACAAGTGAAGCACACCAACATATTCTTTTTCTAATTCATTTAATAGCAAAAAATGTGGCAAATATAAGCTTACCTGCTTCTGGTATAGCTGCTGTTTGGCCTTCTTTTCCTGAATTCTCTTCTGACGATCCTCATAGAACTCAAAATCATCAAGGATGCACTGTTTGCTAACATGATCCTTAAAAATCTTAAGCACCTCTAGACCCTGCTCCAATTTAACCTGTACCAAAACAGAGAAACAGCTTGTaaacccctttctttggggAAAGGTGAACAGTTGGGAAAAATTAATTGACAATAATCCAAAGGTCAGATTAGCCCGGACAGAAAAAACAATAACACAACGCCCAAAAATCACTACCCTTCCATCTTGCTCACAATATTGAAGTGCCATACCTCCTGAGTATCTCTGCTGTTGGTAACAGGCTTGTTCTCATTGTTTTCCAGCGTGATGTGTTTCAACAAGCTGTTTGGAACATCCTTCACAATGTGCCACTTGACAGGAAAACAGCCGATCCACTTGTCTTGCTGCCAATACTCCACATTCTTGTTGAAATCAACCGGTCCTACCATCTCTGCAACACCAACAAACTGTCCGCTTGTGTTTACCTGCATAAGATGACCAAATATAAGCAATCAAAACAAGGTATGCAAACTTAAAACAAATAGAAATTACATGTATGACCagaataaactaaaaaggacATGGAGAATAATATATCTAAGAAAACTCAccgagaagaaaagaaaaacaggGCAGCCTCCAGCTTTCTGTTGAGCTTCCTGGTAAGCAGCATCAAGCTTCTTATTACCATTTGGTGTGCTAGCCCAAACATTATATTTGATGCTTTTGTGCACATCATCCTCACTGTATGACTTGATGATAAAAAACTTGGCATCAGTATATGTCACTGGAAAATCTGGATGGTTGTATTGTTCTCTGTCAGGAACAAGGCTTGGTTTATCTTTCTCAGCATCTTTGGTTACAGCAAGGGGGATGTTCTGCCCCTTGACTGCCAGAGCAACTGGTGTAAAACCCTTCTGAGTCTTGGATCCTTTACCTCTTGGTCCCCTGTTGAGCTCATTTAAACCATCCATGTTTTCGTTGCCGTAGCCATAAAAACTATTTCCTCTACCCCTCGAGGGTTTAAACCTGTTATCAGCTGTCATCCACCCACGACCTGTAGTGCGAGAATCATACCGGTTAGACCCATAGCCCATGCCAGAACTGAATGTGTTCCCATACTGCCCATAATATTTGTTGGGATACATCCTATTCATATACCCATTAGTTGTATTCATGCCAGACGAGGGCCTAGAGTGGTGCAAGCCCTGACAATCAAACAGTAGAGTCGGTGTCAACAAGAAATTGCCTTAAACACAGTTACTAGAATACAAACTATAAGTTTCTAAAGGAGACTGTAAATGTACAGATCAATATTCTCGAATATCATACCATTTGATAATTCTGATTCTTTGATGATGGAGCAGCATAGCCATTTGAAAATGATGGTGTAAAAGAATTGCCTGTCCTAGCTTGCCCGTCGGTGAACATTGACCCATCAATCCATGGAATTGGAGATCTCACACCGTCAAAACCTAGTCTAGGGTCCTGATAACCTGAAGCAACTCCTCCAGGCAAGGCACCCAGTCCATAAGAACCATTAGTAT
Coding sequences within it:
- the LOC132035449 gene encoding YTH domain-containing protein ECT4 isoform X1 produces the protein MAAGAPPSDQAADLLQNLSLDSRNKTLELAEAKKKPSGNSADGANGQVQSMDPNRSLTPLLPEFMDPNLCYVPNNYASPAYYYGYDASANEWEDYSRYMNPDGVEMPGVYADSGSLMYHPGYGYAPYSPYSPATSPAPTVGHDGQLYGSQQYHYPYYQPLPPTSGLNTTPAAPPKGEIATSAAAADQSSLSVDSANGNSNIVANGGVKGNTGPTSVRPAFQNSSLNTNGSYGLGALPGGVASGYQDPRLGFDGVRSPIPWIDGSMFTDGQARTGNSFTPSFSNGYAAPSSKNQNYQMGLHHSRPSSGMNTTNGYMNRMYPNKYYGQYGNTFSSGMGYGSNRYDSRTTGRGWMTADNRFKPSRGRGNSFYGYGNENMDGLNELNRGPRGKGSKTQKGFTPVALAVKGQNIPLAVTKDAEKDKPSLVPDREQYNHPDFPVTYTDAKFFIIKSYSEDDVHKSIKYNVWASTPNGNKKLDAAYQEAQQKAGGCPVFLFFSVNTSGQFVGVAEMVGPVDFNKNVEYWQQDKWIGCFPVKWHIVKDVPNSLLKHITLENNENKPVTNSRDTQEVKLEQGLEVLKIFKDHVSKQCILDDFEFYEDRQKRIQEKKAKQQLYQKQTQVWEGKASEEKSKENSNVELKSQKPSEVSAGLSKENSPAAQTNVEVKLAENVSVTNSGDDVKGAKPVIVPEKKPVAENGVANGC
- the LOC132035449 gene encoding YTH domain-containing protein ECT4 isoform X2, whose product is MAAGAPPSDPADLLQNLSLDSRNKTLELAEAKKKPSGNSADGANGQVQSMDPNRSLTPLLPEFMDPNLCYVPNNYASPAYYYGYDASANEWEDYSRYMNPDGVEMPGVYADSGSLMYHPGYGYAPYSPYSPATSPAPTVGHDGQLYGSQQYHYPYYQPLPPTSGLNTTPAAPPKGEIATSAAAADQSSLSVDSANGNSNIVANGGVKGNTGPTSVRPAFQNSSLNTNGSYGLGALPGGVASGYQDPRLGFDGVRSPIPWIDGSMFTDGQARTGNSFTPSFSNGYAAPSSKNQNYQMGLHHSRPSSGMNTTNGYMNRMYPNKYYGQYGNTFSSGMGYGSNRYDSRTTGRGWMTADNRFKPSRGRGNSFYGYGNENMDGLNELNRGPRGKGSKTQKGFTPVALAVKGQNIPLAVTKDAEKDKPSLVPDREQYNHPDFPVTYTDAKFFIIKSYSEDDVHKSIKYNVWASTPNGNKKLDAAYQEAQQKAGGCPVFLFFSVNTSGQFVGVAEMVGPVDFNKNVEYWQQDKWIGCFPVKWHIVKDVPNSLLKHITLENNENKPVTNSRDTQEVKLEQGLEVLKIFKDHVSKQCILDDFEFYEDRQKRIQEKKAKQQLYQKQTQVWEGKASEEKSKENSNVELKSQKPSEVSAGLSKENSPAAQTNVEVKLAENVSVTNSGDDVKGAKPVIVPEKKPVAENGVANGC